The following are encoded in a window of Mycobacterium vicinigordonae genomic DNA:
- a CDS encoding PE domain-containing protein, producing the protein MSYVVAALDGFETATANAAQIGSAISTGNLSALLPTSQIAAAAADEISVALATLFGTHANEYQAAAAQAAAYHQEFVRNLGASAASYGGAEAAILQQLEATLLGGGIAAAPLEGLSAFTSGAFQTLVYGPAHTIGQTWISSELGQVVDPIINAPTHLLLGRDLIGNGAAGTLASPTGGAGGILFGDGGAGYSPTGGALASGGPGGNAGLIGTGGIGGAGYDGGTGGTGGVGGWLMGNGGHGGLGGAAVTVLAGGAGGAGGQALLFGDGGYGGIGGTGTTIGTVGARGYPGLFIGQGGPTYIPPSTETVTIEFIRHGQTASNISNLLDTAIPGPPLTALGQQQAADVAAILNGQGHFAGIFDSQMLRTQQTAAALASYAGQPTPVVLPGLNEINAGLLEGMQQIPAGLIYLAGPVMWTLGLPAFPMLGISAVNPTGLTFGSGFNAAVQTMYNTALTSPSHTVAAYSSALAIETGTMMMVDNPNPLLLVTGALPNTGVVVVQGSPGTGWTMVSFNGAPVAPANLPTQLFVDVRNFITAPQFAGYDVATALFSGDPATIVNAVRDGAREVTTATVHFPFAIAETLLGAL; encoded by the coding sequence ATGTCATATGTGGTGGCAGCACTGGACGGATTCGAAACGGCGACCGCGAACGCGGCCCAGATCGGTTCGGCAATCAGCACCGGCAACCTAAGCGCGCTGCTCCCGACATCCCAGATAGCCGCCGCGGCCGCCGACGAAATATCGGTCGCTCTCGCGACGCTGTTCGGCACACATGCGAACGAATACCAGGCGGCGGCAGCGCAGGCGGCTGCCTACCACCAAGAGTTTGTGCGCAACCTGGGCGCCTCGGCCGCGTCGTACGGAGGAGCCGAGGCCGCCATCCTGCAGCAGCTGGAGGCCACCCTTTTGGGCGGCGGCATCGCCGCGGCTCCGCTGGAAGGACTGAGTGCATTCACCTCCGGTGCCTTCCAGACACTGGTCTACGGCCCGGCACACACCATCGGCCAGACGTGGATCTCCAGCGAGCTCGGCCAGGTTGTCGACCCGATCATCAACGCACCCACCCACCTGCTGTTAGGGCGGGATCTGATTGGCAACGGCGCGGCCGGGACGTTGGCCTCCCCGACCGGGGGCGCGGGCGGCATCCTGTTCGGCGACGGCGGCGCCGGCTACAGCCCAACCGGCGGCGCACTGGCTTCCGGCGGCCCCGGCGGTAATGCCGGATTGATCGGCACCGGCGGCATCGGCGGTGCCGGATACGACGGTGGAACGGGCGGCACCGGCGGCGTCGGCGGCTGGTTGATGGGCAACGGCGGCCACGGCGGGCTGGGCGGCGCTGCGGTGACTGTGCTGGCTGGTGGAGCCGGCGGTGCCGGCGGCCAGGCCCTGTTGTTCGGCGACGGCGGGTACGGCGGAATCGGCGGGACCGGGACGACCATCGGGACAGTCGGGGCGCGCGGCTACCCCGGCCTGTTCATCGGCCAGGGCGGCCCCACGTACATCCCGCCGAGCACCGAAACCGTCACCATCGAGTTCATCCGGCATGGGCAGACGGCCAGCAACATCTCCAACCTCCTCGATACGGCGATCCCCGGACCTCCACTCACCGCGCTGGGCCAGCAGCAGGCGGCCGACGTCGCCGCCATTCTCAACGGCCAGGGCCATTTCGCCGGAATATTCGACTCGCAAATGCTGCGGACGCAGCAGACCGCTGCGGCGCTGGCGTCCTATGCCGGCCAGCCGACGCCCGTCGTCCTGCCTGGCCTCAACGAGATCAACGCCGGGCTCCTGGAAGGTATGCAGCAGATCCCGGCCGGGCTCATTTACCTAGCCGGACCCGTGATGTGGACGCTGGGCCTGCCTGCCTTCCCGATGCTGGGCATCTCCGCCGTCAACCCCACCGGCCTGACCTTCGGTAGCGGCTTCAACGCCGCGGTGCAGACCATGTACAACACCGCCTTGACGAGCCCGAGTCACACGGTCGCAGCCTATTCCAGCGCCCTTGCCATCGAGACCGGCACCATGATGATGGTCGACAACCCCAACCCGCTGCTGCTGGTCACTGGCGCGCTGCCGAACACCGGCGTCGTGGTGGTCCAGGGCAGTCCCGGAACCGGCTGGACGATGGTGAGCTTCAACGGCGCGCCGGTCGCGCCGGCGAACCTGCCGACTCAGCTGTTCGTCGACGTGCGCAACTTCATCACCGCACCGCAGTTTGCGGGCTACGACGTCGCGACTGCGTTGTTCAGTGGCGATCCCGCGACGATCGTCAACGCGGTTCGTGACGGAGCGCGCGAAGTAACCACCGCTACCGTGCACTTCCCGTTCGCGATCGCGGAGACCTTGCTGGGCGCGCTTTAG
- a CDS encoding TetR/AcrR family transcriptional regulator has protein sequence MDSQVQKLTAKGRATRQRIIEGAAAEIRSRGVALTTLEDVMARTRTSKSQLFHYFPDGKDQLLLAVAAFESQMVIADQQPHLSALTSWAAWQRWRDVVVDRYRRQGQNCPIAVLMSEIGRVTPGAQAVTAELISKWHCAIAAGVRAMQESGKVPPGVDADRAAAALLAGIQGGVGIMLATGDLSYLETALDVGIAALRGT, from the coding sequence ATGGACTCGCAAGTCCAAAAACTAACCGCCAAGGGAAGGGCTACTCGGCAACGCATCATCGAGGGCGCGGCCGCTGAGATCCGCTCTCGCGGCGTCGCCCTGACCACGCTCGAGGACGTGATGGCTCGTACCCGTACCTCGAAAAGCCAACTTTTCCACTACTTTCCCGACGGCAAAGATCAATTGCTGCTTGCAGTGGCCGCCTTCGAATCGCAGATGGTGATCGCCGACCAGCAGCCGCATCTAAGTGCCCTCACGTCGTGGGCGGCCTGGCAGCGCTGGCGTGACGTGGTGGTCGACCGCTATCGGCGGCAGGGTCAGAACTGTCCGATTGCCGTGCTCATGTCGGAGATCGGTCGTGTCACCCCGGGCGCTCAGGCAGTGACGGCCGAGCTCATCTCGAAGTGGCACTGTGCGATCGCCGCCGGAGTCCGCGCCATGCAGGAGAGCGGCAAAGTCCCGCCGGGTGTGGACGCGGACAGAGCCGCCGCGGCGCTACTGGCCGGCATACAGGGCGGGGTGGGCATCATGCTGGCCACCGGCGATCTGTCCTACCTCGAGACGGCGTTGGACGTCGGTATCGCCGCGTTGCGGGGGACCTGA
- a CDS encoding SDR family NAD(P)-dependent oxidoreductase: protein MSPNSTQLSKHTALITGSTAGLGAAIARTLAARGALVVVNGRNAARGAAVVDQVLSTGGRATFVDSDLGSGADGIRRLAERARTAAGGHIDILVNNAATIAMPTPTADITEAELRESFAVNVFAPLLLTGVIAPRMVAAGKGSIVNVGSITGLRGSAGSAIYSSTKAVIHSFTKSWADEYGPFGVRVNAVAPGPIATERQQEFADHVGPMLARIPSRRMSTPEEVAAAVAFLASDEAANIHGAVLGVDGGWAAV, encoded by the coding sequence ATGAGTCCAAATAGTACCCAGCTCTCGAAACACACAGCATTGATCACCGGCTCCACCGCAGGCCTCGGCGCGGCAATCGCCAGGACACTGGCCGCGCGGGGTGCGTTGGTGGTCGTCAACGGGCGCAACGCTGCTCGTGGTGCGGCGGTGGTCGACCAGGTCCTGTCGACGGGCGGCCGGGCAACCTTCGTCGACAGTGACCTGGGATCCGGCGCCGACGGAATCCGTCGGCTGGCCGAACGCGCCCGCACCGCTGCCGGCGGCCATATCGACATCCTGGTCAACAATGCCGCCACCATAGCGATGCCCACCCCCACCGCGGATATCACTGAAGCCGAACTCCGAGAATCCTTCGCGGTCAACGTCTTTGCGCCGCTTCTGCTCACCGGCGTGATCGCTCCTCGGATGGTCGCGGCCGGCAAAGGCTCGATCGTCAACGTCGGATCGATCACCGGCCTGCGCGGGTCCGCCGGCTCGGCCATCTACTCAAGCACCAAGGCCGTCATTCATTCCTTCACCAAGTCGTGGGCCGACGAATACGGGCCGTTCGGCGTCCGGGTAAACGCCGTGGCGCCCGGGCCCATCGCCACCGAACGGCAGCAAGAATTCGCCGATCACGTCGGTCCGATGCTGGCCCGCATCCCCTCCCGGCGGATGAGCACCCCCGAGGAGGTCGCCGCAGCGGTGGCATTCCTGGCCAGCGACGAGGCCGCCAATATCCACGGCGCAGTACTGGGCGTCGACGGCGGCTGGGCGGCGGTCTGA
- a CDS encoding TetR/AcrR family transcriptional regulator: MRSADLTATARIRDAAIAQFGEHGFGVGLRTIAEAAGVSAGLVIHHFGSKEGLRKACDEFVAEEIRSSKSEAMRSNDPATWLGQMAEIESYAPLMAYLVRTMQSGGELAKMLWQNMADNVEKYLAEGVQAGTLKPSRDPHARAKYLAITGGGGFLLYLQMHDTPTDLRTVLRDYARDMVLPALELYSDGLMTDHTMYEAFLAEHNRGDTHAS, from the coding sequence ATGCGTTCAGCCGACTTGACCGCGACCGCCCGAATACGTGACGCAGCCATTGCGCAGTTCGGCGAGCACGGATTCGGCGTCGGGTTGCGCACCATCGCCGAGGCAGCCGGAGTGAGCGCGGGCCTGGTCATCCATCACTTCGGCTCCAAAGAAGGCCTGCGTAAGGCCTGCGACGAATTTGTCGCTGAAGAGATCCGCAGCAGCAAGTCCGAGGCGATGAGGTCCAACGACCCCGCCACGTGGCTGGGACAGATGGCCGAGATCGAGTCCTACGCACCGTTGATGGCCTACCTGGTACGCACCATGCAATCCGGTGGCGAACTGGCAAAGATGCTGTGGCAAAACATGGCCGACAACGTAGAGAAGTACCTCGCCGAAGGTGTGCAGGCTGGCACCCTAAAGCCAAGTCGCGATCCACATGCCCGGGCCAAGTATCTGGCCATCACCGGCGGCGGCGGATTCCTGCTTTATCTGCAAATGCACGATACGCCAACCGATCTGCGCACAGTACTGCGTGACTATGCCCGTGACATGGTGTTGCCCGCCCTCGAGCTTTATTCCGATGGCCTGATGACCGACCACACCATGTACGAGGCATTTCTGGCCGAACACAACCGAGGAGATACCCATGCCAGTTGA
- a CDS encoding ABC transporter ATP-binding protein, with the protein MPVDSQTPIEVRGLIKSFGATQALDGLDLQVRQGEVHGFLGPNGAGKSTTIRILLGLVKADGGTVRLLGGDPWTDAVPLHRQIAYVPGDVTLWPTLTGGETIDLLARMRGGIDPALRAELIERFEFDPSKKVRAYSKGNRQKVSLISAFSSRARLLLLDEPTSGLDPLMENVFQQCVTEAKNRGVTVLLSSHILAETEALCERVTIIQAGRTVESGSLQSMRHLSRTSIKAEVIGDPGDLARIKGVEDVSVEGNTVRAQVDGESLGELIRVLGAAGVRSLVSQPPSLEDLFLRHYSVNGAGKHERAEVPSR; encoded by the coding sequence ATGCCAGTTGACAGCCAGACACCCATCGAAGTTCGTGGCCTCATCAAGAGCTTTGGCGCCACCCAAGCACTCGACGGCCTCGACCTGCAGGTACGCCAGGGCGAAGTGCACGGCTTTCTGGGCCCCAACGGCGCCGGCAAGTCGACAACCATCCGCATTCTGCTGGGCCTGGTCAAAGCCGACGGCGGCACCGTTCGGTTACTGGGCGGCGACCCGTGGACCGATGCCGTGCCACTGCATCGTCAAATTGCCTATGTACCAGGCGATGTCACTCTATGGCCAACATTGACCGGCGGCGAGACCATCGATCTGCTGGCGCGGATGCGCGGCGGCATCGACCCGGCCCTGCGCGCGGAGTTGATCGAGCGTTTCGAGTTCGACCCGAGCAAGAAGGTGCGGGCCTACTCCAAGGGTAATCGGCAGAAGGTGTCACTGATCTCAGCGTTCTCCTCCCGTGCCCGCCTGTTGCTGCTCGACGAACCCACCAGCGGATTGGATCCGTTGATGGAGAACGTGTTCCAGCAATGTGTCACCGAAGCCAAAAACCGGGGCGTGACGGTGTTGCTGTCCAGCCACATCCTGGCCGAGACGGAGGCGCTGTGCGAGCGAGTGACCATCATCCAGGCCGGTAGGACCGTGGAAAGCGGATCACTGCAATCCATGCGGCACCTCAGCCGTACCTCGATCAAGGCCGAAGTGATCGGTGATCCAGGTGATCTGGCCCGCATCAAGGGGGTCGAGGATGTCAGCGTCGAAGGCAACACGGTGCGCGCGCAGGTCGATGGCGAAAGCCTCGGTGAATTGATCCGGGTGCTCGGCGCCGCTGGGGTCCGTAGCCTGGTCAGCCAGCCGCCATCGTTGGAGGACCTGTTCCTGCGGCACTACAGCGTCAACGGTGCCGGCAAGCACGAACGCGCGGAGGTGCCGTCGCGATGA
- a CDS encoding ABC transporter permease: MTTTVLDRPKTTARQVRSKFTGTFGLLRLYLRRDRVVLPLWVLLLSVPLANVYIGSIDKVYPTAADRAAFAASIVASPAQRALYGPIYNDGLGAVGIWKAGMFHVLIAVAVILTVIRHTRADEETGRAELIDSTAVGRYAGLTAALMLSFGASLATGVVGAAGLLTTDVAPSGSLAFGAALAGSGLVFTALAAVAAQLSPSARVCRGYAFAALGTAFTLRAVGDAGSGALSWLSPLGWSLQVRPYAGERWWVLLLHLATTVILTAVAYWLLAGRDVGAGLIAERPGRSIAAASLSGTLGLAWRLDRGTVLVWTIGLSLYGLLIGSVTHGIGDELGSGSARDIVARLGGTAALEQGFITVGFVMLGMVAAAFAISLSLRLHQEEASERAETLLAGSVSRTRLFTSHLVMALAGSASAILLAGLTAGLAYGAAAGDVAGQLPTVLGTAAVQVPAVWLLSAVAVGLFAVAPRFTPAAWGVLVAFVALYLLGSLSRFPQWLLDLEPFAHTPRVGTGDFTAVPLLWLLAIDTVLITLGALAFRRRDLRS, from the coding sequence ATGACCACCACTGTTCTAGATCGTCCGAAAACAACTGCGCGGCAAGTACGTTCGAAGTTTACCGGCACTTTCGGGCTGCTGCGGCTTTACCTGCGCCGAGACCGGGTAGTGCTGCCGCTCTGGGTGCTGCTGCTGTCGGTGCCGTTGGCCAACGTCTACATCGGCAGCATCGACAAGGTCTACCCCACCGCGGCCGATCGGGCCGCTTTCGCGGCATCCATCGTGGCCAGCCCCGCCCAGCGGGCACTCTACGGCCCGATTTACAACGACGGCCTCGGCGCGGTAGGCATCTGGAAGGCCGGGATGTTCCACGTGCTGATCGCGGTCGCCGTCATCCTCACCGTGATCCGGCACACCCGCGCCGACGAGGAGACCGGCCGGGCCGAGTTGATCGACTCGACCGCGGTCGGCCGCTACGCCGGTTTGACCGCCGCACTGATGCTGTCCTTTGGCGCATCATTGGCCACCGGCGTAGTCGGTGCGGCCGGACTGCTCACCACCGACGTCGCACCGAGTGGATCACTTGCATTTGGAGCTGCCCTGGCGGGCTCCGGATTAGTGTTCACGGCACTGGCAGCGGTGGCGGCCCAGCTGTCACCGAGCGCGCGGGTGTGCCGCGGCTACGCGTTCGCCGCGTTGGGCACTGCGTTCACCCTGCGCGCGGTCGGCGACGCGGGATCTGGTGCGCTGTCCTGGCTTTCGCCGCTGGGATGGTCGCTGCAGGTGCGGCCCTACGCGGGCGAGCGCTGGTGGGTTCTGCTGCTGCACCTGGCTACCACGGTGATACTGACCGCCGTCGCCTACTGGCTGCTAGCCGGCCGCGACGTCGGCGCCGGACTGATCGCCGAACGCCCCGGTCGCAGCATCGCGGCCGCCTCACTGAGTGGCACCCTGGGCCTGGCGTGGCGCCTTGATCGGGGGACTGTGCTGGTGTGGACCATCGGTCTGAGCCTGTATGGCTTGCTGATCGGCAGCGTCACCCATGGCATCGGGGACGAACTGGGCAGTGGGTCGGCGCGCGACATCGTCGCGCGACTCGGCGGCACTGCCGCTCTCGAGCAAGGATTCATCACAGTCGGATTCGTGATGCTGGGCATGGTCGCGGCGGCGTTCGCCATCTCACTGTCACTGCGGCTGCACCAGGAAGAAGCCAGCGAGCGCGCCGAGACGTTATTGGCCGGCTCCGTCTCGCGTACCCGCTTGTTCACCAGTCATCTGGTGATGGCACTGGCCGGGTCGGCATCGGCCATACTGCTCGCTGGCCTGACCGCCGGACTGGCCTACGGTGCGGCGGCCGGGGATGTTGCCGGCCAGCTGCCCACCGTCCTGGGAACCGCGGCAGTTCAGGTGCCCGCGGTCTGGCTGCTGTCGGCGGTCGCTGTCGGATTGTTCGCTGTCGCACCTCGATTCACCCCCGCGGCCTGGGGAGTGTTGGTGGCGTTCGTCGCCCTGTACCTGCTGGGTTCGCTGTCGCGATTCCCGCAGTGGCTACTCGACCTGGAACCCTTCGCGCATACGCCGCGGGTGGGCACCGGCGACTTCACCGCCGTACCGCTACTGTGGCTGCTGGCCATCGACACGGTGCTGATCACGCTGGGCGCCTTGGCTTTCCGTCGCAGGGACCTGCGGTCATGA
- a CDS encoding methyltransferase family protein yields the protein MKTALRVSASMLYGLALYGALVFIPAGTLHYWQGWVFVAIAMGMTIASTVLLAVANPAALQRRMRGGPRAEKRAVQKILVTGVFLSAIAVMAFSAFDHRMRWSTVPAWVCVIGDVLVALGLGFASLVVIQNAYAAATITVEEGQTLATDGVYKVVRHPMYAGAIVMMLGTALALGSYWGLLIVAFGVLVFVLRIRDEENLLNQELRGYRDYTQQVPYRLVPHIW from the coding sequence ATGAAAACGGCTCTGCGGGTGAGCGCCTCGATGTTGTACGGGCTAGCGCTGTACGGCGCGCTGGTGTTCATCCCCGCCGGCACGCTGCACTACTGGCAAGGCTGGGTATTTGTCGCCATCGCGATGGGCATGACCATTGCATCCACTGTGTTACTGGCCGTGGCCAATCCGGCGGCACTGCAGCGGCGTATGCGGGGCGGCCCGCGTGCCGAAAAGCGGGCCGTGCAGAAAATCCTCGTCACGGGCGTGTTCCTGTCCGCCATCGCGGTGATGGCGTTCAGCGCCTTCGACCACCGGATGCGCTGGTCGACGGTGCCCGCATGGGTCTGCGTGATCGGCGATGTGCTGGTGGCGCTCGGACTGGGTTTCGCCTCACTGGTGGTCATCCAGAACGCTTATGCCGCAGCCACAATCACCGTAGAGGAAGGGCAAACTTTGGCGACCGACGGCGTCTACAAGGTGGTCCGGCACCCGATGTACGCCGGAGCGATCGTGATGATGCTCGGCACAGCGTTAGCGCTCGGCTCCTATTGGGGGCTGCTGATCGTCGCCTTCGGCGTCCTGGTGTTCGTGTTGCGCATTCGCGACGAGGAGAACCTGCTCAACCAGGAACTGCGCGGATACCGCGACTACACGCAGCAGGTGCCATACCGCTTGGTGCCGCACATCTGGTAG
- a CDS encoding CocE/NonD family hydrolase — protein MARNLAPALDRPWIRPGALRYARDRISGVVRPRISITEAPASIVVERDVEVPTRDGTLLRINAFRMSGDIARPVVLCIHPYGKDELPRRKRKRWTFSRQYRMIRQPRQVQFSALTGWEAPDPAYWTAQGFVVVNADARGCGRSDGTGNLLSHQEAEDTYDLVQWLADQPWSDGNVVMLGVSYLAISQFAVAALRPPALRAICPWEGFTDAYRDLTFPGGIRETGFTTLWSRNLARSTRQSYVLTEVQAKHPLRDDFWRALTPDLSAIEVPMLVCGSFSDNNLHSRGSVRAFTHTGSTHARLYTHRGGKWAVFYSAEARAEQLKFFRDVLDGAPVSRSVRLEVREDRDTIVSVREEREWPLARTLWRPMYLAGAGVLAAEPPQHAGSITFETHSRAAVFSWTVPEDVELSGPMAAKLWVQLDGCDDANLFVGVEKWSDGRHVDFEGSYGYGRDRVTAGWQRVSLRTLDPKLSQPWEPVPACDRPAPVPPGEVTEVEVALGPSATLFRAGEQLRLVVAGRWLSPRNPLTGQFPASYADPPRGLVTLRWGPRYNAHLLIPVIP, from the coding sequence GTGGCGCGCAATCTGGCACCTGCCCTAGACCGGCCCTGGATCCGTCCCGGCGCCCTGCGCTACGCGCGCGACCGGATCAGCGGCGTCGTCCGGCCTCGCATCTCAATCACCGAAGCCCCCGCGAGTATCGTCGTCGAGCGCGACGTCGAAGTTCCTACTCGCGATGGAACTCTACTGCGCATCAACGCTTTTCGGATGTCCGGCGATATCGCCCGGCCAGTGGTCCTTTGCATCCACCCCTACGGCAAGGACGAGCTTCCGCGTCGCAAACGCAAGCGGTGGACCTTCTCCCGGCAGTACCGCATGATCCGCCAGCCCCGCCAAGTGCAATTCTCGGCGTTGACCGGATGGGAAGCCCCGGACCCGGCGTACTGGACGGCGCAGGGCTTCGTGGTGGTCAACGCCGACGCCCGCGGTTGCGGCCGGTCCGACGGCACCGGCAATCTGCTGTCCCACCAGGAAGCCGAGGACACCTACGACCTGGTGCAATGGCTGGCCGATCAGCCCTGGAGTGATGGCAACGTCGTCATGCTGGGGGTGTCTTACCTGGCCATCTCCCAGTTCGCTGTCGCCGCGTTGCGGCCGCCAGCGCTGCGGGCCATCTGTCCGTGGGAAGGCTTCACCGATGCCTACCGCGACCTCACCTTTCCAGGCGGAATTCGGGAGACCGGCTTTACCACGCTATGGTCCCGCAACTTAGCCCGCAGCACCCGACAGAGCTACGTCCTGACCGAGGTACAGGCCAAACACCCACTGCGCGACGACTTCTGGCGTGCGCTGACGCCCGACCTTTCCGCGATCGAGGTCCCGATGCTGGTCTGCGGCAGCTTCTCGGACAACAACCTGCACAGTCGCGGATCTGTCCGAGCATTCACCCACACCGGCTCTACCCATGCCCGCCTCTACACACACCGCGGCGGCAAGTGGGCGGTGTTCTACTCCGCCGAAGCGCGAGCCGAACAGCTGAAGTTCTTCCGCGACGTGCTCGACGGCGCACCGGTGTCCCGCAGCGTCCGCTTGGAAGTGCGCGAGGACCGCGACACCATCGTCAGCGTGCGGGAGGAGCGGGAATGGCCGTTAGCGCGCACACTGTGGCGCCCGATGTACCTCGCCGGAGCCGGAGTGCTGGCCGCCGAGCCGCCCCAACACGCGGGTAGCATCACGTTCGAAACACATTCCCGCGCCGCGGTATTCAGTTGGACCGTACCGGAGGATGTCGAGCTCAGCGGCCCCATGGCGGCGAAGTTGTGGGTCCAGCTGGACGGCTGTGACGACGCCAATCTCTTTGTCGGCGTAGAGAAGTGGAGCGACGGACGCCACGTCGATTTCGAAGGGTCCTACGGCTACGGCCGCGACCGGGTGACCGCTGGATGGCAGCGGGTCTCGCTGCGCACCCTGGATCCCAAGCTGTCCCAGCCGTGGGAACCAGTCCCGGCCTGCGACCGGCCGGCACCGGTGCCACCTGGCGAGGTGACGGAAGTGGAAGTGGCGCTGGGTCCGTCGGCAACGCTGTTCCGGGCCGGCGAGCAATTGCGCCTCGTGGTTGCCGGGCGCTGGCTATCCCCGCGCAACCCGCTGACCGGTCAATTCCCGGCGTCCTACGCCGATCCGCCGCGCGGTTTAGTGACGCTGCGCTGGGGCCCGCGCTACAACGCGCACCTACTGATCCCGGTGATCCCCTAG